The Schistocerca americana isolate TAMUIC-IGC-003095 chromosome 8, iqSchAmer2.1, whole genome shotgun sequence genome contains the following window.
AAGCTAATATCGGTAAATTGTCCAAGATACAGGGATGAGAATCAAAATTTTCGTAATGAATATTAATCTTGCCAACCCAGAAAATTATGGAAAGAACGATGTTGCGGCAACGATCTTCTACTCTCATACTAAATATTAAACTTCTCATTTGTGTAAAgtacaccaaatttcatcaaattcgaactggataaataaaaatactgtatatttattcgAACAGTGTGATATAGAATGTCCAGTTGCTGTATGTACAGTTTAAAATCTCACTTCTGAGACATTTATAAGTTTACAAATTGTATCAAAGAAACATACTGTTACTTAATTTGTCATGGTTctcaccatggaggtaagaataaggggagatggcgctacgtatcccagccgtactacgttttgaagccatgggggcgtggctcgctgccatgacactctgaccaaaacattgccagtgtgctatagcgctgcgtgtagtaaagtcgctaattgcaccatatacgcatgtaacatcatcagattggttgtttcaaagtttttatttaaaataaaatctcgtaaaggcgaaattccgcgtttcttctgattaaaaatagtttttaatgtaatattacggatggctagtcttcaatgtaaacgatacaattttgttaattcagtaatcaacgtgtatcacaaactagggttctttctttacttattcttacgatcatctgattggacgaagcaatgccggatttacgaaaagtgacgacgtcttttccgattttcgtgacatacaaaccaaaacttttcagttgtttgagttcagaatgatgtattgtagcagccatttactaatgtgtaacagactgattgcggttctgaccaccacctatatctgaagaggtaaccaagtgatctgtctttgttgttaattatttaaacaatgaagcagcagataaataagtctgataaaataactcaatgtgagttaatgtttagccaacaacctgtcacattgtgcacaacttcattctgttgtcaagtggaatataactgcagagaatcccaagaaatatagattaggtgtttgttatacacaaaacaggtactttcagtttggataacattgaccctgaggaagaaaacaaaacactttGCCATACAGTTCATACACACTTCAATACATACCCACATTTCTTCTCTTAAGTGATATGCAGCAGCTCTAATACGAGACTACAGCACTTTTTTTAGTAactaacaaatcaactgcagcagcagccttAAATGACATGCCTGTTAGCCAAGGCAGTATAACAGTGTTCCAATTTTCATCTGCTATGGGACTCATTTTAATATTAGTAAGGAGTTCTACTTATTGCTTACTTACCTTAGGTTCCAATTTGTTATTTTGGTATGGAAGAGATTTATTAACAGTGCAACAATGTCCCAGTGTTTTTAGGTAGCTTAGGCATAAACCATTCTACATTGAGCTTTGTTTATGTCATTccatattttataattttcattcttttaaatgcaggcctttcttgtcaagctgacaggtacttacagtggtacaaaatgaaatgatgaaggGATTGAGACAGATCGTGGAGCAAAACTTTACATCATAGTTTGAGAAGTGTGGAATGTCTCAATCAATAAGCCGAAGCTTCATTGCTTGCCAATGACAAAGTTTTACTAACACTGAACTAGGATTTGCTTTTGAAATCATTGTCCTAATAAAAATATAGGCTATATATTCCTTATTCATTCATAAAAAGTATGGGAACTGGTAATGAAATAAAGCATAAATATTAGGTACTATATTCAGAATTTTATTCCAgcaaaaaaacttttcttgatctgttgttatccactttgttgaactgcttgttacaggtatacagaaaaattattacaatgtgacttttcagttaactgcctttttcacaagattgtggaatataaaaataacacagttctatgtaaaaaaaatattatatgaaattgtaacaaagtccacatcattacttgttgagaatgaaagaaatgtctcagtctcttgactgatacaaatgtaatactatttaccattccacatatgatttatcacagtggtcttgcataaaccaggaaagtagtcaagcaaacaaacataagaaaatatgcaatcatttataaaatatgtctTACTACAGATATAAATGTTGTGGGCTGTAGTTTCTGTACAACACATGGGTTACATTTCAATGGATTAGGGGAGAGACTGCTAGAAAATTTAGTGCCCAATGAAGTAGTGAAAAACCAATAACGCTCACCTGCGAACACTATCTCTCATTTTTTGAGGGTAAACCACTGTTGGACtagatcacaaaaaaatataatttgtaatgacaCACAAGCAAAAACCACAATGATGGGAGTGTATTTCAATGTGCCAAAAATGAGGCAATTCTATTTCTTATTAACAAGTTGTCACTCGTGGAAACTTAATTAACAACACTGGCTAGAACATACTACAGCATACTCTGCCAAAcaatggctaaatatttcaaaaagaaatgtatgtcCCATTTGGAAGCACACAGATCACAAGCTATTGCAGAACTAGTACTGCATACTGGTATGGTGGAGTATTAATCACTTGGAAACACTCTACATATAATGTAGTTCCAAATTTTGGTTTGAGGAAGATATATTTGGAaggtattacacacacacataaaattataattgtctgactccatcacacaccaggaacaaattttcatagatatcgtgaatatgctagtactaatagttttaagatacacacatcacaaacattttgtagCTGGTTATAACAACATAGACATAACAGAAAAGGAAGAATGTgcatcatttattaattacaataaggTCACATTCCCAGTTTGCCTCAATATAATGAGTGCTTTATACAAGATCCCTCACACACTAGACCTCTGTGTACAAATATCAGTTACTGACCTTTAAAGAGTACCAGTTTTGTATAGGTTgtcctgattttattttcatgcaatgcATCACTTATTCTCTTGGCTGCATGTTTTTGCCGTGTCAGGAGGTATCGTGTGGCAATTGCTTTAATCAGCAGTATcatatgattgtccaagggatgctgATTTTTCATGTGGTCTGCTAATTCCTTACAACACTGGCTTGAATATGATTTCACTAAGCACCTCAGacacacatttggaaaactgatttttcaaaggaactttagaattacctgtagtatAGCACCTGAACACTTTTTCTGCACACACACATAGATGTCACAACATCATTCGATGGTAAAACCAACCATCCCCTACTCTTTCTATGAATGAGAGAATAAGCAACATGGCTACCATCCCCTCTCAACACTGATAAACATGGTTCACATTTTAAGGTTTTCTCTAAGTGACGCACCACAAATCCAGCTGTATATACTACAATATGGACTGCCACTTCAGAGAGATAAATTCCAGTAGCAAAGTAATCGTGGTCGTCGTCAGTTGTCGCTGCACTATTTTCCATGCATAGTAACTGCCACCGTTCTGAAGCGTTAGCCACTTTCTTCTTAAGTCGTCGCTTAGACTGCTgaagagttttaatttgttttttgtactgATCAGTTTTTCTTATGAGGTGTTCACACTTCGTCTTCAGTTCCTCACTTTCAGAGGATGTCTGACTACGTTCTGGTGGTCCTGCAGTGTACTCAGGAACAAGAGCAGGAACTTCTTCATCCTGCACTCTGCTGACGGTAGCCAAAACTGAAGATGGAAAGGAAGAGCTCTCCTTCCGCAATGGTGgctttctcttcttgtctccctaaatgaaataaacggatggaaaacattaagaactgtttttaacagatggttgaaggtgttacagtctttgtcatgaacagcatgttacagcctactaattactcctattcttagtcctttccagaaatataaattctattttTCCAGCAGCTATTTATCTTGTTCATAAAATACTCATTACTCTAACAAAAACCGTTGTTGTGTTCAGCAGACAACTTGAAATGCCTCCCATGTGCGAAGCTACAATTAATACACACTTattgaaaaaatataaactttgaacacgtaaaatatttctgctggggtgtcTTGTTTAACTATCACACTGTATCGCTATGGGTGCTGTCAGTTAACAAGTTCTCAATACAACTGGTCCAacagttaatgatataaaattgtgtGTTATATTTAATTTTGCATTATTGGTTTGTGCATATTCAATGTTCCACAGTAGTGGATAATGTTAACAAGAAGGTACTGCCAAAGCTTTTTAATCAATGATATCTTTCAATGGAGAATGTCAATGAATAGTGcatcaaacaaaagaaatgttcatttgctgtgcttaacccaaatacagagttatatttaacacagcccaagtgttaatttctgttacttcactaaataattataccagacaaacttgttagcttcagtagtctcataatctaaacagcgaacctgaattttcttctcaaatattctcttgtgtgcagaggctgatgctcatcaaaaaggagtttcataaatttgtttctacatgacaatgtggagaaacagattatctctttataacatactgtgtagctgcagaaacacttcagtgttccagcacctcccctcttaaattctatatacagcatggaatcattcctaggcaaaagctatgtgtaaggacctaatcaggtggaaagtgaaattaatgtattcaaatgaCCTGAAGGAATCCTCCCAAAATAAACATATATAAGTAAAACTAGAACTGTATCAATTACTCCTAAAACATAACTGCCATTGACTAGCAAAGACAGTGCAATAAATATGTTGTACAACACAGTAGACCAGCAAAGTGAGATATTCACAAACTACTGCCTTAAATATTCACATAACTGATATAATTTACTTCACACGTGTATTCCATTACTTTCGGAGTTAGAGCTagataatagaaactgaaaactaagttagctatatccttcctccaaagccccataaatacatcttgtttgtaatacgttctGGGACATTTCAGtaacgttacactactgggaaacactgttcattaccaccaatatttactgaaatacggtacacagaatggcaaatctacacagtgtcctctTTAGGCccatactttacgccagttaatgtagtgttagcttttaatttggtacatgacgaagacaaagtgagttactcaacacttcgattatcgacgatatgtacgtattatactgatacgtgaacttgaaaactaagactttaattctttgaattaacataccttttgcaaatgttttgggtgtgtagggaaaactgatggtacagcattttctcggacccttactgttgaaagggaagttcggtatATGTCCTCTTCtcagaaatgctgagaacatatagtgctccatttagacgcatgccaattcttcctcctcacggcattctcccacagagctttccgactttcatttttaggaaatctaaaatcatacaggagaaaaacacgttatagtacaagtaccgatgtagcacacgttcattcacaatgaagttgtaaaatcacacttaacgagacaacttacacatgaaatgttattcccttcgatttcgcatcacaatcagaacgattcgtacacccgaacaccacacaagtcaccataatagcgcaaaatccttccaaacgCGAGCGACAAGTCTATGCACACAAgctacagcagcaatgttttggtcggactgagatggctaccctcggcttcacattgcttcgcagctgtgacgtcacggcgtctccctctattcttacctccatggttctcACCATAAAAATGTGCCTTCACAGTTTGCTTTACTTTTTTAACTCACTGTCATTAGCAGGGACCGTTTCCTTTGCTTAATATTTATCAATAAAAACATTAGTGGCAATCAGACAGCACAGGCAGTTTCTATTCGAAACACACACTGCTGTACAGTACCAAATTAGTCTTCATAATCAATAATCATGAATTCCTGCAACACAATTACCACTTCACTAGCAATTTCTTCATCCGAAACGTCTGTAGCAAGAAAATTTCCAAGTTCAATACTATTGAGGGCATCATGAAACAGTTCACTCGATTTTCAAAATGTTTCATGGTCTGACAAAAGCTACATAAACAATGTTATTGCATAGATCGTCCTCTAGTAACAGAGTCCAGCTAACTAGCTTACATCACAATGCCCAACAGCTGTTTCTGATTCTCCACTCCAGTGTAATACATTAACAAATACTTGTACACCACCAGGTTTGTGAAATATAATCACAAGCCTTTGTGTTAGTGGCACATTCAATCTGCTGAAACGAATGCTACATAAATATACAAAGCTGTTCGTAAACTGGTGTATCTTGATACGAACATCTCGAGAGAAGTTACTTAAAGGTCAAAGACAGCTCAAGGTTAATGAAGGAAATACGTGTCCATGACGTTTATGCAGCCATCGGCAATAAACACGGGATTGGGATCAATCTATCTGCGTAGTCCTCTGTAGTCTGAAACTTATAGTGTTGATCAGTTAACATAATAAGAAATCGAACACTCGACTCATGAAAACTTCTCGTAGGTTGTAGAGAACGTTCCTATGAATTAGTTGCGAGGTATATTGTTGAGAATATTTTTTGTGCAGTCCTCCATTACCGTAAACTGTAGGTCCTGTGAACAACCTAGACACTTGGACTCGTAGTGGAGTGAAGACTGTGACAACGTACATGAGATTATGAAAACTTCAGTGTACGTTTTATTTAAGGTcaagattaaatttcagtatcaACAGGCTCTCATATTATAGATGACACGCTGCGAGAGGGAACAATACATGTTTATTAATTTTGTAACATTtacagaatataaaaagaagagagAATGTATTGAACGGAACCATGA
Protein-coding sequences here:
- the LOC124545683 gene encoding uncharacterized protein LOC124545683, encoding MVTCVVFGLRVRENAVPSVFPTHPKHLQKGDKKRKPPLRKESSSFPSSVLATVSRVQDEEVPALVPEYTAGPPERSQTSSESEELKTKCEHLIRKTDQYKKQIKTLQQSKRRLKKKVANASERWQLLCMENSAATTDDDHDYFATGIYLSEVAVHIVVYTAGFVVRHLEKTLKCEPCLSVLRGDGSHVAYSLIHRKSRGWLVLPSNDVVTSMCVCRKSVQVLYYR